A segment of the Acidimicrobiales bacterium genome:
GGCCACTGCGGCGGCGACGGACACCGTCATCAGGGCGAGCACCGCCACCTGCTGGTGCCACTCGCGCCGAAAGAGCCGCCACGCCCACCGCAACACGGCCCGTCGAGCGGCGCGGGGACGGAGCCCGGCGGCCATCACGTCGGCGACGCCGGACCAGAGGCGAGAAGCGTCTCCGGTCCGTCGGTGGTGCTCGTCTGGTCGATGAGACGACCGTCGCGGAGGAACACCACCCGGTTGGCCCATGCCGCCAGCTGGGCGTCGTGGGTCACGACCACCCCGGCGGCGCCACGGGCGCAGATCTGGCGGAGCAGCCGCATAACCGCTTCGCCATTGATCGAGTCCAGCGCGCCGGTGGGCTCGTCGGCGAGGACCAGGCGCCGATCCCCGACCACCGCACGGGCGATCGCCACGCGCTGGCGCTCGCCGCCGGACAGGTCGCCAGGGAACCGTTCGGCCCGCTCGGCGACGCCCAGCTCCGCCAGGGCGGTGAGTGCCGTGCGCCGCGCGTCACGCGCCGGGACGCCGTCGAGCTCGAGCGGCATGGCGACGTTCTCGACGGCGGTCAGCCCGGCCAGGAGGTTGAAGTCCTGGAAGACGAACCCGATCGTGCGGCGTCGGAGACGAGCCTTGTCCTTGCGGGACAGACCCCCCAGGGCCACGCCGTCCACCAGGACCTCGCCGTCGCTCGCGTCCTCGAGGGTCCCGGCAATGGTCAGCAGGCTGCTCTTGCCCGACCCGCTGGGCCCCATGACCGCCACCAGCTCGCCGGTTGTCACGGACAGGTCCACGCCGTCGAGCGCCCGTACCGCGGTCGAACCTTCGCCGTAGGTCTTCGACACACGGCGAAGCTCGAGCATGGCGCTCACGATCGCGATCCCAGGCGTCCGGCCGGACGCGGACTGACGTCCCGGATCGCGACGCGTTCGGCGCGCCGGGGCCGCGTCCGCAACCGTGCCTCTGCGCTGTCGAGCCACCGAACGGCCGCGTCGACGCGGAACAGCTCGGCGTCCACGACCAACGCCAGCGCGACGTCGTCCTCTGTCGCGCCGGCCTTCACCGCCGTGTAGCGCTGCATCAGCTCGATGAGCCGGCGGCGGTGGACCTGGATGACGTCGTGCACCTCGACGCCCGGGACGTCGACGGCGACGAGCACCTTGATGAGCAGCTCG
Coding sequences within it:
- a CDS encoding ABC transporter ATP-binding protein; translation: MLELRRVSKTYGEGSTAVRALDGVDLSVTTGELVAVMGPSGSGKSSLLTIAGTLEDASDGEVLVDGVALGGLSRKDKARLRRRTIGFVFQDFNLLAGLTAVENVAMPLELDGVPARDARRTALTALAELGVAERAERFPGDLSGGERQRVAIARAVVGDRRLVLADEPTGALDSINGEAVMRLLRQICARGAAGVVVTHDAQLAAWANRVVFLRDGRLIDQTSTTDGPETLLASGPASPT
- a CDS encoding PadR family transcriptional regulator; this encodes MSIRHALLALLSEGPKYGLQLRQEFEARTGEVWPLNVGQVYTTLQRLERDGLIASDGADDEGPQKDYRISPAGQDELTRWLRTPEMTQPPRDELLIKVLVAVDVPGVEVHDVIQVHRRRLIELMQRYTAVKAGATEDDVALALVVDAELFRVDAAVRWLDSAEARLRTRPRRAERVAIRDVSPRPAGRLGSRS